CGGGGCAGAACGTGACTGTGCAGGCGCTCGACAAGGGGCAGCCGCGCAGCTTCGATGTCACGCTCGACGACAAAGGCAGCTACTACCTGCAGTATTACCCCGATTATTACGAATCGTGGATGTCGGGGAAAGGTTTCCTCGGCGTCGCGGTCACCGACCAGTCGGCCGTCACCGAAGGGCTGGCGCACCCGGCGCAGGACGGCTGGTCGCTGCTGCGCTACATCACGCTGCCGTTCCTGAAGCTGCAGCCGTTCCCCGAGCATTTCACCGCGCTCTTCGAGCCGACGGGGTTGCCGGGAGTGCTGCCCGACGGGCTCTTCTGGATGACAGCCAACCTGTTCTACTGGATTTTCTGGCTCAACCTGATGATCGGCATGACCAACGCGCTGCCGGCGGTCCCGCTTGACGGCGGCTTCATCTTCGGCGACTCGGTCGCCGCCATGCTCGACCGGCTCAAGCGGCCATCGCTCTCGGCGGAGCGCAAGGAGCAAATCACTGACCGGCTTGTCTCGCTGCTCGCCATCCTGGTTATCTCGCTGGTCGTCTGGCAAATGGTCGGTCCACGACTGGTCGGGACTGAAGTGGCGTTCCTGCAGGCGCGGTTTGACGCGAGCGGTGACGAGGGGTGGAATGGTGACAGCTTCGATTTCGACGCGTCGCTCTCGGTCGGCGGCTTCGTCGAGTGGGAGTGGGATTTCGGCGACGGCGCCAACGCCAGCGGCGAGCAGGTCTCGCACGCGTGGGACGCCGGTGGAGCCTACTACGTCGTGCTGACCGCGAAGGACGCAGATGGCCGGCAGAGCCGCGACTACCACCCGGTGGTCATCGACCAGCGCGCGCAAGCGAGCGGTAATGTTTCCATGCTCGACAGCGCGACCGAGACAATCGCCGCCAGCCCCTACATCGGCGAGGTCCGCACCGTGATTACCGTGAGCGGCGAGACCCCGTTCCTTTCGACCGACGTCACCGTCACGCTCACTTCGCCTTCCGGGGAGACGCAGCAGCAGACCGTCACGGTTTCCCAGCAGTCAACGGTTGAGTTGCCCTGGACTGCCGACGGCGAGGTGGGTGACTGGAGGATCGACCTCGAATCGGAGGATTTCGAGTTTAGCTACGAAGTGGCGTGGGAGCTGGATTACCGCCTTGCGGCCTGATTAATCGCACTCATCGCAA
This is a stretch of genomic DNA from Candidatus Poseidoniia archaeon. It encodes these proteins:
- a CDS encoding site-2 protease family protein; its protein translation is MASLPDFRQLSDSVRTLDRGRIEPFLQAHWRLLTFLLVLLLLGGFSPSSGYVRFALLVALWVGGLRWAQNRGQLEPLGLDLIWGRSFLMWRTDHGKRFIERMAQYPVVWRRFGDVGLVMVFGTMVTMLSLLVWQAFLVFDIPKSAAVSPKLMLGLPGLNPVIPLWYGIAALAIAIVVHEFCHGILARVANVRLKALGLLFFAAPVGAFVEPDEEEMVAMRRIDRMRLYAAGPASNITLAFLFALLFSWGMVAALEPAHDGALTASVVTDYAGAKAGLEPWMLLTTVNGTDIESAADFGAALNQTWAGQNVTVQALDKGQPRSFDVTLDDKGSYYLQYYPDYYESWMSGKGFLGVAVTDQSAVTEGLAHPAQDGWSLLRYITLPFLKLQPFPEHFTALFEPTGLPGVLPDGLFWMTANLFYWIFWLNLMIGMTNALPAVPLDGGFIFGDSVAAMLDRLKRPSLSAERKEQITDRLVSLLAILVISLVVWQMVGPRLVGTEVAFLQARFDASGDEGWNGDSFDFDASLSVGGFVEWEWDFGDGANASGEQVSHAWDAGGAYYVVLTAKDADGRQSRDYHPVVIDQRAQASGNVSMLDSATETIAASPYIGEVRTVITVSGETPFLSTDVTVTLTSPSGETQQQTVTVSQQSTVELPWTADGEVGDWRIDLESEDFEFSYEVAWELDYRLAA